The DNA sequence CGACCTATTGAAATTACACCATTTACCTGAATAACTTGAAGATCCCGGAGGAAGGGTAGCTGCTCCAGTGGTGGCAAAAAGCAAGAATTAATACAATTGGAAAGTTGAAGATAAACCAACTGGAAAGAATAATTTTCTAACCAACTAGGAAAGCTTATGCCCCCCATACGAATGAATCGTGagaattctttgttttctataaGGTTGAAGGTTAACTAGcactaattcttttttttttttttttggtgaagcgTCATTGTCAAGATGTCACCTCTTCATGAAGAAACTTAGTCCATCAAGATACTTCTTCTCCCCTATATTGACCTCTAAAGCATCTTCGACATAGACAATATTATGAAGCCCATATGAAGTACTTCTCGCAAATGCCAAGGCTTCTTCAACTCTGCAAAACCAACCTCAGAATTCTTTCCCAACAAAAAATCACCTGACGTTTGAAGATCTTTCATTTTTCTCATATGTGGTACTGTGGTGGCATCCTTCCTAACTTTGTATCTTCTAATATTAAGATGGTGCAACTTTATCAGCCTTGTCAAGCTGGGGGCGATTTAGTAAGAGCACGACAATCTGTCAACAGTAATGCTTGTAAATTATACAAATCGCCCACTGCATCTGGTAACATTTGATTTGAGCATTAGATGACATGTCCAAGTGCCTTAGATGCTGCAAGTTGCGAATTGAACTAGGCAACTCCTCAATAACAGAGCATTGTAGCATTGGCAACAGATCATATAGTACCTTGGTTGGAAGGAGGCACTGTCCTCCAGTCTAACACAGAATTTTCCAGATACAAACTTTGCCAAATAATTGGTAAGGTCGTGCATGATGAAATCGTTGCCATATCGGTGTTGAAGAAATGAACTTGAGAGTAGATCATCAAAGTAGTCATTTCCAACTTCTTTCAacattctcttttctttttttttcttcaggttGTAAGAGACCTTCAGCCATCCATAACAATTTGAGGTTGTCATTTCCAACCTCTTTCTTCTATCGAAAAAATTGATACTCTTATCTGACGACTCCCATAAGTCGCTCTTCAGTATGTTATTCCATTCCTTCAAGTTCAATTCAGGGCAATAAGAGCATAAAAGACCCCCAAGTGATTTGGCAGCCAAAGAAAGACCTTTAAGCAAGTTCACATGTTGAGGTCACTGGGTcaatactattcactgctttttgccGTTCAAGGTTTGTCAAGAGGCACAGAGTGGTTGGAATATATCCAGAAAAAGAGTTACCTCCCAGGTCTAGACTCCGAAGCTCAGAAGCATTGGAGATGGATTTGGGGATTACTCCACTGAGGTGATTCGCTCCTGCATAAAACTTTTCTAGTTTTGGAAGCGCAAGGCCTATGTCAGCTGGGAGGCTACCTAAAAGCTGACTGAAGCTGAGACCTAATCCTGTTATTGTGGAGATATTGAAGATTGAGGATGGGATATGGCCATTTAGATTATTTTGATGGAGCGCCAATATCTCTAAATTTGGAAGATAACCAATCTCATATGGTATAGGACTTGCAACAGTTATATCAACACCCTGGCATTATTCCATATACTAGAAAAACCACGTGagaacatttttatttttatttcttgcttttctttttaGTGAGGAGAGAGATAAAATTGGGggagaagagaaaataaatagtTATAAAATTCAATTAGGAAATTAATAACGTTTGCTTTATAAATTTTGTTAAATGTAGAATGATTACTACGTTGCTTTACTATGTAGAATGATTTGAACCGGATTATAAAAATATTACGTTGAAATAATATATGCAATTGATATTATGAATACCTGTTAAGCTGTTCGATCTGCCCCAGGTATAATACTTTTATTGTGGAGATATTGACGATTGAGGATGGGATATGGCCATTTAGATTATTCTCACTGAGCCCCACTTCCTCTAAATTTGGAAGATAACCAATCTCATATGGTATAGGACCTGCAACAGTTATATCAACACCCTGGTATTATTCCTGTATTCCATATACTAGAAAAACCACGTgagaaaatttttattttattttttatttttatttcttgcttttttttttctttttctgaacatggaaagtgaggagagagataaAATTGGGggagaagagaaaataaatagtTATATAATTCAATTAGGAAATTAGTAACGTTGCTTTATAAATTTTAATCAACAAAATTGATGGAAGTCATACCTTCAAAATTATTACCACCAAGGTAGATCTCCTTCAACATTGTTAGGTTCCCAATTTCTCTGGATATTTTACCTGTTAATAACTATTTATTAGATATCGATCTCCTTACCTTAACAAGCTAGGGTGTCAATCATATATAATTGAGAAAACTTCTAATCATTACCACACATTGGTTACTTGAGAACAAATCATGATATATAAGAACAAAATACGATGATTATTAAAAATATGCAGCTGACTTTACGAATACCTGTCAAATACTTCGAGCTAATATCAATCGTTTTTATCTGGGTTAAGTGATGAATATTAATGGGTAAATTCAATTAGGAAATTAGTAACGTTGCTTTATAAATTTTGCCAAATGTAGAATGATTACTATAGTACACAAATGTAAAACGGGTACAAATGTGTCTAAATCATTATAGCCAGGGACAATATATACAATATGATtatcaaaatatgaaataatcatcatcttttgaattgatttgctgaactggattataaAAATATTAAGTGATTAAATATATGCAGTTGATATTATGAATACCTGTCAAGCTGTTATCCTCCAAGTCTAATCGAAGAAGTTGTTTGCATTGCCCAAATATGGAAGGAAGTGGACCATTAAATTGATTGGCACCCAAATTCAACCCTTGAATATTTGAAAGATTTTGACAAATATTGTCAGGAATTATACCGTTCAAATTGTTACCATAGAAAGTTACAATAGTCAAAGATGAGATGTTGAAGATAGTCATAGGGATAGGCCCTTTTAAGGCATTGTCTTGCACATACAATTTTTCCAGATGATTCAAAGTGCCAATCTCATTtggaatttctgaaaaatcaacACACATTCAAGCTGATATAAGATATATGATATACTTCGTGCTATTCAACAAgaataaacaaaatttaaatatgGGACATGCAAGGTAACTAATTATCCATTTTAATCAACAAAATTGATGGAAGTCATACCTTTAAAATTATTACTATCAAGGTAGATCTCCTTCAACATTGTTAGGTTCCCGATTTCTCTGGATATTCTACCTGTTAATAACTATTTATTAGATATCGATCTCCTTACCTTAACAAGCTAGGGTGTCAATCATATATAACTGAGAAAACTTCTAATCATTACCACACATTGGTTACTTGAGAACATATCATGATATATAAGAACAAAATAAGATGATTATTAAAAATATGCAGCTGACTTTACGAATACCTGTCAAATAGTTCGAGCTAATATCAATTGTTTTTATCTGGGTTAAGTGATGAATATTAATGGGTATTCATCActtaacctccaaatttactcacttaacCTTTATGCTTTTtgcacctcttatcaaattttcaaatactaaatttactcactaaacctcactaaaattcctcaaataacctcactcatataatttgcaaacaaattattatctttgaaataaaaaaaacttagtctTTTCAATGATTTatttactctataaatcttaattacatatacatttcttaatcaaacaacaTGCATAAATCTCTTTtccaataaataaattaaaaaaaccaaacacaaaGTATATATTGAGTTTCaagaattaatttctaatcaataagaaaataacatgaattgttctgtgtattttttttttaatttttttttagccgtgcaaaaaaaatatatgaagaaatcatttttttaatgtttattttttgtatctcatgattaattatttaaatatttttttagttttttttattgctagctagctagcttttttttttttttttttgcaaatataatggatagacttagatttaggtcataaatcataataggATTTACTCAATAATATGCgtttaacatatatatcatacatttttgtgtcacatgatcttactcatatttttaattcttattgaaTATATATGAAAGCTTTAATGAGtgtgtagtgaaattggaaaatgaaaatagataaggaaaataataaaaaataaaatctaatattattgaattggaaagtctacataaaataaatataatatttttttggtataattattatccttaatagtcattttatagtaggttatatatgtcatttaataattgatAATAGAGTGGGGTCaaatgagcagatttggaggtcccaatagaaacactcttTCAATTTCTCTTACTAGGcaataattattaattagaAATAAGGGTATCTTATACCTTAACATGCTAGCTATGGTGTTAATAGATTAGGGTTTTAGATAATTTGTTGGCAGGTACATTAGTTTGTACGTACCTGAGAGTTGGTTATCACTCAGATCTATTTTTTGCAGAGCAGATAAGTTGAAGATTGTAGCAGGTATGGAACCTGAAAATTGATTACCAAACAAACTGAATACTTGAAGTTTGAATAAGGACCCAAACCATGACGGAATGACTCTCATGAACTTGTTGTTTCCCAAGCTGATAAACTTCAACCGACGCAGGCGAGCCAATTTCTGAGGCAATATACCATGGAAATTGTTATTGCTGAAGTCCATATTAACAAGAAATGATAAGTTTCCTAACTCCGGAGGAATGGTGCCTGTGAGACCAAAGTAAGAGAGGTTTAAGTTTGCGACTCGATGATGGCGTGCACCACAAGTGACCCCAACCCAGTTGCAAATAGGAGTAGTGGTTGACCAGTTGATGAAGATCATGTTTTGAGGGTCACTGGTGATACGGGCTTTGAGAACAAGAAGAGCAGACCGATCTGTGGTGATGTTAAGCTTGGTTTGTGCTGCCATAGTTAAGCAGATAGCCGCCGTACAACATATTAAGTATTCAAGAAAGAACCAAGTAACTCTCTCCATTGTTTGAATAACGGATATTCAAAGTGTGTGGAATTGTTCACTGAGGAGAGTTGCAAGAGGAACTAGCTGGAGATAgttcaatatatatacacacgctACTAATTCAGAGATGTTACTTGTCTCCGCTTACTTTTCGATCAACATATGCAAACTCACAGCACGTCCAAAGACTTGACTAGTACACAGATAATTATGTTTGACAAGAAAATGTGTGGGTCAAATTGTTAAAGGATGGAATCGTCAATCCAAGAGAAGGTTCATAGTAGCTAAACTTCATTTTTGTAGAGACAGAAATGCTAGAAAGACAAGCTCAAAGACTTTACCAACAAGTGGATCTATTAAAGTAGACGTGAAAGACAAGTTCAAAGACTTGACCAACAAATGGATCCATATTAAAGTAGACGTGAAATACAAGCTCAAAGACTTGACCAACAAATAGACCCATTAAAGTAGACTTGAGTGCTCTCCTTTGTCGATTAGTCGCATAGAAGACTCTCCTTAGATGGCCATGTTTTTAGGATTTTAGCTCTCcatttaacaaaataaaaaaaggctCCTTTTTGGTTAAAAGTACCACATTTTTTTTCCTAGATTAAGAATTGGATAAAATGCTCATATAGTACCTCAactatcacgaaatgcacttCTTAGTTCTTACAAATTTTTATAGAGTATGGCGATACATTTACCATCCTTCCGTTGCATATCTTTCTTCCGTTAGATAAATGAGGAGTGTGCGAGTCTGATTAGAGATGCAACAATTGAATGAAGAGATATTAGACTTGTATTACTGTGCTTGAAATTATCTATGACAAATTCTAAAGTACATCTACATGGATTCGAAACATATCTATGATGTTGTATGCAACTCTGATTTTCATTTTACGGTATGACAAATAACACTAAGTTGAATCTATATTCTGGCTTTCTTATGGAAATTGAGATTGCAACCATTAGATCATCAAGCTTAAGCTTTTATGGCAAGACCAAAAATGTTATCAAACTAGTACACAACATAGGCTTGAAGACATATACAATTAGTATGCAGTTCAGGCAAAATAAAAGACAGCAGCAATATCAAATTCCAACATCCTCTAACTCTTCACCGCCATTCTAACAACAATAAGTAGTAATCGACAATGACCAACCATAGAAATTCCAAGATTTGCATATTCCTCAAGAATCTCGCACATAATATTCATACATGTGTAATGATTCCTCCCCGTTGATGGGTTGCTCAAGATTGCACGTAGAGAATTAAAAGTTCATTAGAAGTGCATCATCTTATTTGAGGGAACATGAAACCTAGTCAATTTTAGCAAATGAAAGGAATTCATAGGTGTAAGTCCAAGTTAAAACAATAAATAATGGCACATTCTTTTAAGCAGTACTTTTAAAACCATTGCCAAAATCAAATTTAGGAGCAGTGTGTTACCATTAGAATTGAAATTGTTGGTGATTTGGAAATCAAAATCATTGGGGAACCTTCTCTTTTAGTAAGGACATTTGAAGAATGGAGCTTTGAACTTCAAGCCATTTGAAGATTTGAACTTCAGGAAGAGAGGGTAGTCTTTCAAATGGGAAAGACTGGGCATTCAGCCATTCACATATTTCCAACCTTTCAAGAGAGACAACTCTCAGGCCAAGCGGTCTCGCATTTTTGAACTCTTGCACCGGTAACTAATCCCATTTCGTCTCTCGAATCGAATCGGTTTGATTCGTTCTAGCAAGTTCTTCTTGAGTGGTTGATTTTTCTGTTTGTATAGGTTGAGGCATCAGGGTCCTGATTGGATCGGGTTGCATTGCCATAGGGATTGTTACCTTGCTCATCAGCGATTGGCTATTGTGGATCCTGCCTCAGGGGATCAGCCACTCTACAACGAGGACAAGACCATCATTGTCACGGTACTCTCTTTCACCTTTGCACTTCTCAAACTTCAATTCAAATGAAGATTAGTTTTGTATTATATTGGGCAAAAGATGAAATTTACAGTTT is a window from the Rosa chinensis cultivar Old Blush chromosome 2, RchiOBHm-V2, whole genome shotgun sequence genome containing:
- the LOC121051212 gene encoding LRR receptor-like serine/threonine-protein kinase FLS2; its protein translation is MAAQTKLNITTDRSALLVLKARITSDPQNMIFINWSTTTPICNWVGVTCGARHHRVANLNLSYFGLTGTIPPELGNLSFLVNMDFSNNNFHGSIPATIFNLSALQKIDLSDNQLSEIPNEIGTLNHLEKLYVQDNALKGPIPMTIFNISSLTIVTFYGNNLNGIIPDNICQNLSNIQGLNLGANQFNGPLPSIFGQCKQLLRLDLEDNSLTGPIPYEIGYLPNLEEVGLSENNLNGHIPSSIVNISTIKGVDITVASPIPYEIGYLPNLEILALHQNNLNGHIPSSIFNISTITGLGLSFSQLLGSLPADIGLALPKLEKFYAGANHLSGVIPKSISNASELRSLDLGGLSLAAKSLGGLLCSYCPELNLKEWNNILKSDLWESSDKSINFFDRRKRLEMTTSNCYGWLKVSYNLKKKKEKRMLKEVGNDYFDDLLSSSFLQHRYGNDFIMHDLTNYLAKFVSGKFCVRLEDSASFQPRVEEALAFARSTSYGLHNIVYVEDALEVNIGEKKYLDGLSFFMKR